CAAGGGCGATCGGTCTCGATGGAGAGGGTGCCCGATCGAGCCACCCTGCTCCGGATGCGGCAGAGTGGCATTCGTGGCCGGGAACGGCCGGGATGAGGAGGGCAGTGGCCGTGGAACGGACGACTGGGGTGGTGTTTCCCGCGGCCGACGGCACGCGCAGCACGAGCGCGCTCGGCCGCGCGGTCGTCGCCGACGCCCTGCGCGCCGTCGACCCGGTCGGCGCGCGCTCGGCCGAGCACGAGACGAACTGGCGGCACGGCTATCTCGGGCATTTCCGCCGCCTGGTCGAGGCGGGACTGCTATCCCGGGAGGCGGCGGTGACCGTCGCCCGCGACGGGCTCGCCTCCCTGCACGCCCGGATGCGGGTGGTCCCGGACGACGGCCCGGAGGCCGCGCTGGAAGAGGTCTTCAGCACCTCCACCGGGCAGCCGTTGCGCACGGCCACCGTCGCCGGCACGGGCGAGGTGGAGCGGGAGTTGTCCCTGCCGTACCGGGGGCAGCGGCTGCGCGGCGACGACCTGCGCCGCCGGCTCGACGCCTGGGTCACCGCCGGCGTCGTCGAACCGTCCTGCGCCGAGGCGGTACGCGCGGTCATGGACAACCCGGACTGGCTCGACCTGCGCGACCAACGCATCGTGGTGCTCGGGGCGGGCGCGGAGATGGGCCCGCTGCCGTCGGTGCTGCGCTGGGGTGGTGACGTCGTCGCGGTGGACCTGCCGCGTCCGGAGATCTGGCGGCGGCTGCTGCGCACCGCTCACCGGTATGCCGGACGCCTGCACCTGCCGGTCCGACCCGGCACCGCCGACGACGACGAGGCCCTCGCCGCCGGCGCCGGCGCGGACCTGCTGCACCGCCTCCCCCAAGCCGCCGAGTGGCTGCTCGGGCTCGACGGCCGGCTCGTCCTCGGCAACTACGTCTACGCCGACGGGGCGACCAACGTGCGGGTCGCCATGGCCGTCGACGCGCTCACCCGGCGCCTCCAGCAGCACCGCGACGACGTGGCGCTGGCGTTCCTCGCCACCCCCACCGACGTGTTCGCCGTCCCCACCGAGGCGGTCCGCCACGCCGAACGGGGCTACGCCGCCCGCGGCGTCGCCCGCCGGTCCCTGCGGCTGCTCTCCGGCGGTCGGCTGCTGCACCGCAACTACCCGCCGGGCGCCGACCCCGGGATCAACGACAGCCTGGTGCCGCAGCAGGGCCCGAACTACGCCTTGGCGAAGCGGTTGCAGCGGTGGCGGGCGACGGTGGCGCGGGACGCCGGGACGAGCGTGTCGTTCAAGGTGGCACCGCCGACGCGTACCCGGTCGGTGCTGCGCAACCGGGCGCTCGCCGCCGCGTACGCGGGCGCGCACCGGTTCGGCATCGAGGTGTTCGAACCCGCCACCAGCAACACCCTGATGGCCGCGCTGCTGGTGCACGACCTGCGCACCGGCGGCGGTCCGGCCCACGCGCACCCGTGGCAGGACGAGGCGTACGCCGCGGCGCACGGCGGGCTGTGGCGGGTGCCGTACGCCCCGCGCAGCGCCCTCGGCCTCGCGGTCCTGCTCGGTCTCGGCGGCGCGCGGGCCTGAACCGGCAGCCGCCTACCGGTCCAGCACGTTTACGGCGAGCTCCCGCACCACCGACTCGTCGACGTCCACGCCGAGCCCGGGACGACCTCGCGCCGAGCCTCACGACGCTACGGCTGCCGATGACCGACATGGGCCGGATGGCGCTCACCCTCGCACTCAAGCCCCGCGCGACGCGCCCCCGCCGTCGTCCCACCGGCCACACCCTGGTCGTACGCGACTCGACCGGCCCCGCTCCGCCAACGTCCCGTCAGCAGGTGAACGCGGTGGCGGGAGTCGGGCCGCATACAGTGACGCGATGCTGTCCAGGGTGAAGGGGCTGTCCCGACACTTCACCGAGGAGAGCCTGCGCTCCTACCTGCTCGACCGCTCGGCACGCCGCGCCGACGGCTGCCTGATCGTGCGCGGGTACGGCTCGCGGCGCGACGTCCACCAGAAGGTCGCCGGACGGGCGTGGGCGCACATCGCAGCCTTTGCGGTGTTCATCGGCGGCTACGACCCCGACCTGGACGTCGACCAGCGCTGCGGCGTGCCGGACTGCATCGAGCCCAGCCACCTGCGGCAGGTGAGCCGGGCGGAGAACTGCCGCGACCGACGGCGCAACGACAAGTGCCGCAATGGGCACGACCGGGAGATCGACGAGGCAACCGGGAAGTATCGCCGGGTGTGCCGCGCCTGTAACCGCGAGGCGCAGCGGCGGTGGCGCGACCGGCAGTCCGCCGAGGTGGCTCGGGCGCGGGCCACGTTCGGCCGCTAGCGATCAGGACCAGGTTTGACCCGAAGTGTTGAGTGACACGAAAGTGTCAGTGGAAACGACATGGTGTGTCAGTACTTTGATCCTCGGTCACGCATGGTGAGCCCAGCGTCGTCTGCCGCTGCGACGTCTACGCACTGGATGCAGATGGTTCGGACACGGCCGCGGCACAGGCCCGGCGGCCCGGAGGGTGACCTTGACCACCGCCGGCCGCCCGCCGCCCACTCGGCGCCTACCGTAGTCATCAGTAGATGACATCGGTTGATGACTTATGCGTCGGACGCGGGTGGCCATACCCGGCGGTGAGGAGCAGGGCGGGCATGACGGCGGTACGGGAGGAGCTGCCCACGTCTCAGGGGCGCTCGACACGCGGGCTGGTACCCACACTGATCTTCATGGGCATCGTGGTCGCGGTGGTGAGCAGCCTCGGTGCGCCGCTCATCCCGAAGATCGCCACGGCCGACGGCGTCTCGGTGACCGACGCCCAGTGGGCTCTGACGATCACGCTGCTGGTCGGCGCGGTCGCGACGCCCATCATGGGCCGGCTCGGCGACGGCCCGGCGCGGCGCACGGTGATGCTCGCGGGGCTGGTACTGGTCACGGCGGGTAGCGCGCTGGCCGCGCTGCCGACCGGGTTCGCCACCCTGCTCGTCGGCCGGGGGTTGCAGGGCGCCGGTCTGGGCCTCACACCGCTGACGATCGCGACGGCCCGGGACTCGCTGCCGCCGCACCGGGCGCGACCAACCATGGCCATGCTCTCCATCACCACGGTGGCCGGGGTCGGCCTCGGGTACCCGGTCACCGGACTGATCGCCGAGTACGGCGGGCTGCACCTGGCGTACTGGTTCGGGGCGCTGGTCAGCCTGGTGGCGCTGCTCACCGCGGGGTGGATCGTGCCGTCCTCGTGTCACCTGCCCAGAGCCAGGCTCGACGTACCCGGTGCGGTGCTCCTCGGTGCCGGACTGGCGGCCCTGATCCTGTGGATCAGCGAGGGCGACGCCTGGGGCTGGTTCTCGCCGCGCTCGGTGGTGGCGATCGTCGTCGCGGTCGTGGCGACGGCGGCCTGGGCCGGGTACGAGGTGCGCCACCAGCGGCCGCTGGTGGATTTGCGGCTGCTGCGCCATCGCGGGGTACTGGCGGCGGACGTCACCGCGGTGCTCGCCGGGCTCGGCATGTACCTGCTGATCTCCCTTGTGGTGCAGTTCGTGCAGACCCCTGTCGGTACGGCCGGTGGGCTCGGCGGCTCGGTCGTCGTCGCCGGTCTCGTGCTGCTCCCGTTCTCCGCCGGCAGCTTCGCGGCGAGCCGGATCACGCCGGCGCTGGTATCCCGCGGTGGCGGGCGGCTGCTGATCCCGGCCGCGTCCGCGCTCGCGCTCGCGGGCACGATGCTGTTCGGGCTCCTCCGGCACAACATCGGGGAACTGGTGGTCGTGATGGCCGTGGTCGGGCTGGCGGTGGGTACGGTGTTCGCGGTCATGCCCGGCATGATCACTCGGGCCGTACCGGCTCAGGAGACCGGCAGCGCGATGAGCTTCAACCAGGTGCTGCGCTACGTCGGGTACTCCACCGGCAGCGCGCTGAGCGCCGCGATGCTGGCCGCGCACACCGCGGACGGGCACCGGTACCCGTCCGCCTCCGGCTACACCGTCGCCGCCTTCCTCGGGGTGGCCCTGTGGCTGATGAGTCTGGCCGCCGGCGTACTGCTCCCCACCCGGCACCGCCAGCCGGCGGGTCAGACGGTGGACGAGCAGCTCCTCGCGGACGAGCGCATCGCCGACGCGCTCCCCGACGACGAAAGGAACGCCGACCGGACCGCCGCGCTGCCAAGATGACCCCCATGCGCGATCGCAGCGAGCGAATCAATGAGCTGAGCGCGCCGGTGCCTCATGACGAAGCCGAGCGCGGCGAGGAGTCGGCATGAGTGACTCGCGCGGCGGCGCGGCCTCCACGCGGCGGCGCCGGGACGCGGACAGCACCCGGGCCGCGCTACTGAAGGCCGGAGCCGAACTGTTCGCCGAGCGGGGCTACGACCACGCCACCATCAGGGACATCGGAGAGCGGGCCGGCGTGGACGCCGCCATGATCGCCCGCTACTTCGGCGGCAAGGCGCAGCTGTACATCGCCGTGCTGCGCGAGGAGATGGGCGACGACATCCCCGTGGACATCCTCGACCCGGCCCGCATGCGGCACCTCGTAGACCGTGCCATCCGCCGTGGACCCAGCCCGATCTACCGGGTCACAATCCGGCCGCACGACGATCCGCGGGCGCAGGCCGCGTCGCGGGCGGAGCTGCACAGGCGGATCGTCGGCCCGCTGGTCGCCCGGCTGGCCGCCGATGGGGTGGACCGGCCGCAGGAGAAGGCGGAGGTACTCACCGCCGCGTTCATCGGCGTCCTCACCGCCCGGGCCTCTGGCGCATTCGACCGGCTGCCGGACCTCGACGCCGACGATCTGACCTCACTGCTGCTGGAGCTGCTGCCACCGCGGCACTGACGCCCAACCGGTGACACCTCAGTCATGGCCCGGCAGCCCCACCCATCGACTGGGTCCTGCCCTCCGCCACTGTCTCCATCGTCATTTGCGCTCTCGCAATGATGATTTCTCGCTCCTGGCGGTGGAATCCGGTGATGGCGCTCGCGGCTCTTGCCGTGACAGCAGGGTGCTGGGGACTGCTCGAGGGGGTGTATGAGGGCGAGTGCTGCATGTCCATCCCGGCCAGCGACGCCGCGCCTGCAATCTCGGCGCTGGTTGTTGCTGACGCTGGCCACACCGAATGCGGCCAGGACGGCGCACTCTGCGATCGGGTGGTCGCCATCAGGACAACCCTCAAGACGGCCGAAGTGCGGGAGGTGTTGCGGTCTCATGGATGCCGATGCCACTGGTCGGGCCCGATGCACCATCTTGATTCCTTACGCCCAAGAACTGTCATTATGGTGTAGTCGCGCTATGGACGTTTTGTCCGTTCTCATTGAGGTGTTGTTGTTACCGGTAATCCGGTAACAAGCTTCCTGCCGCCCCGGGGGCGGTGGTTTTCGTCGTTACGGCGTCGCTCATGCGCGTCGCTGGGCGGCCATCGGCCAGCGCACCACGGTCGCGGTAGAGCCGCGCCGCTGCCGGTCTCTGGCCGACGCGCTGGCTGCCGGCCGACCGGTCGACACTCGGGTGCGCTCGGTCGCCGCCTCGGCACTCGACGCAGCCCGGGTCGGCGACCTGCCGTTCGCGTTACTCCAGCGCCACCCCGTGCGGTCGGTGCTGGTCAGCGACGCCGAGCTACTGGCCGCCCATGACCTGCTGTGGGAACAGTTCCGAGTGGCGGCCGAACCCGCCGTGGCGGTTCCGTTCGCGGCCTGGCTGGCCGGCCGAGTCCCCGGGCAGCTCCCCTGCGTGGTCATCTGCGGCGCGAACACCGACTGGTCCCCGGACCGCCCCTGACCACATGATTCTCCCGGCTACGGGATCGGCGCGGGGCTCCGGTTGGCGCCCAGGGCGGCGACGATGCGGGGCAGGACCTCGCCGATCGGCTCCCGCAGCACCTCGTCGGCGAGGTGGTCGTACGGCGTCTGGTCCCGGTTGACGATCACGAGGCGGGCGCCGGCGTCGACCGCCACCGCGCAGAGCGACGCGGCGGGTTCCACCAGCAGGGAGCTGCCCACGGCGAGCAGGAGCTGCGACGCGGCGGCGATCTGCCGCGCCTGGGACAGCACGCGGTCGTCCAGGTACTCGCCGAAGAGCACCACGGCGAGCTTCAGGACCGCGCCGCAGTCGTGACACCTCGGATCGGTCTCCCCCGCGCGGACCCGGGTCAGCGTCCGCGCGGTCGGCGTCCGGGCACCGCATCCCGTGCACTGCACCTCGTGGATCGTGCCGTGCAGCTCGAGAACCCTGCGGGCTGCCAGGCCGGCGCGCTGGTGCAGACCGTCGACGTTCTGCGTGAGGACCCGGACCGCCGCACCGGACCGCTCCAGCTCGACCACGGCACGGTGGGCGGCGTTCGGCACGGCGTGCCAGGCGGGGTGATCGGCGTAGGTGCGCCAGAACCGGGCACGTGCCGCCGGATCGGCCATGAACCGGTCGTAGGTGAAGGCTTCCGCCGCGGCGGGGTCGCGAGTCCACACCCCGTTCGGGCCCCGGTAGTCCGGCACGCCCGAGTCGGTGGAGATCCCCGCCCCGGTCAGCATCGCCACCCGGGTGACGCCGCGCGTCCACCCCGCCGTCGCATCCATGGCCGTGATCCTAGGAAGCCGGACGTCCGTACCACCAACGCTTTTCCCCGCTCGCGCCCCGGTGGCGGACGCCGCCGGCTGCCGGCAGAGTCGACGGCATGACGGCACTGACGGGAGCGGACGTCCGGGCGGCGGCGACGGCGATGGCCGCGGTTCTGGTCCCGCTGACCGGTCGGGACTGGGCCGCTCCCGCGGGATACCTGGAGTGGTCCTGCTGGACCACCGCGGCGCACGTCGCACACGACCTGCTCGCCTACGCCGGCCAGGTCGCCGGGCAGCCCAGCGACGGTTACCTCCCGTACGACCTGCGGGTGCGTTCGGACGCGGCGCCGGCGGAGGTGTTGCGGGTCGTCGACGCGTGCGCGCGGCTGCTGGCCGGCGTCATCGACGGCGCCGACCCCGCCGTACGGGCCTGGCACTGGGGGCCGACCGACCCGGAGGGCTTCGCCGCGATGGGCGTCGCCGAGATCCTGCTGCACACCCACGACGTCACCCGCGGCCTCGACGTCGACTGGCCGATGCCCGCTGACCTCTGCGCCAAGGTGGTGCGCCGGCTGTTCCCCGACGTGCCGGCCGGAGAGCCGCCGGACGTGCTGCTCTGGCTGACCGGCCGCGCGGCACTCGGCGACCGTCCCCGCCGCACGTCGTGGTCCTGGCGGGCGGCAGTGTCCTGAGCGGGCCGGCGGGCGCCGCCCTGCCCGCCCCCGAGTGGAGGCCGGGACGGCCGTTCAGCCGCGGCGCCGCCAGGGCAGGCGCCAGCGGCGCCGGGTCGTCGGCGGGGCGGCCGACGGCTCCACCGCCGCCGCGGTCAGCCGCTCGGCCGCCGTCCGCTCCCGGTCGGCCCGCCACCGGCGTACGGTGTCATCGGCGTTGACCGGGCGCACCACCACCCGGGGGCCGGTGGGCGTACGCAGCCACGCCACGATCTGTGCGTTCAAATCGGCGACGAAGGCGCGCACGGACTCCTCGGTGGGCAGGTCCCGCACCTCGTCGGGAAGCTGCTCGACCCGGCGGCGCAGCTGCAACGGCGTCGGCAGCAGCAGGTCGGTGGGAAGCGCCTCGCGCTCCAGGAAGCTCTTGATCCACCACGACTCGTCGTAGGGCAGGCCCCGGCCGGGGATCGGCTTGCCCGCCCCGGGCAGGTTGTCGAACTCGCCGCGCTCCTGGGCCGTGCGGATCTGCGCCTCGACCGCCGCCTCCCAGCCAATCGTCACCGCCGCCACCTCCCGCACCCACCGTATCCGCTGTCCGCGGTCGGTTTCAGCGCGTGCGGCCGGCCAAGCATTCCCCGCCGTGCCGCGTGCCGGGCGGGCCCGGGCGGTCCGGCGTAGATTCCTCGGTGGCCCGTACCCTGCGAAAGGACCCCGCGTGCGCGACTGGCTGATCGGGCTCGGCGTGGCGCTGGCCTGTCTGCTCGCGAGCTGGGCGCTGCTGGTGCTGCTCGCCCGGAGACTACCGCCGGGCATCCTGCGC
The window above is part of the Micromonospora inositola genome. Proteins encoded here:
- a CDS encoding TetR/AcrR family transcriptional regulator, giving the protein MSDSRGGAASTRRRRDADSTRAALLKAGAELFAERGYDHATIRDIGERAGVDAAMIARYFGGKAQLYIAVLREEMGDDIPVDILDPARMRHLVDRAIRRGPSPIYRVTIRPHDDPRAQAASRAELHRRIVGPLVARLAADGVDRPQEKAEVLTAAFIGVLTARASGAFDRLPDLDADDLTSLLLELLPPRH
- a CDS encoding DnaJ family domain-containing protein is translated as MTIGWEAAVEAQIRTAQERGEFDNLPGAGKPIPGRGLPYDESWWIKSFLEREALPTDLLLPTPLQLRRRVEQLPDEVRDLPTEESVRAFVADLNAQIVAWLRTPTGPRVVVRPVNADDTVRRWRADRERTAAERLTAAAVEPSAAPPTTRRRWRLPWRRRG
- a CDS encoding maleylpyruvate isomerase N-terminal domain-containing protein: MTGADVRAAATAMAAVLVPLTGRDWAAPAGYLEWSCWTTAAHVAHDLLAYAGQVAGQPSDGYLPYDLRVRSDAAPAEVLRVVDACARLLAGVIDGADPAVRAWHWGPTDPEGFAAMGVAEILLHTHDVTRGLDVDWPMPADLCAKVVRRLFPDVPAGEPPDVLLWLTGRAALGDRPRRTSWSWRAAVS
- a CDS encoding HNH endonuclease: MLSRVKGLSRHFTEESLRSYLLDRSARRADGCLIVRGYGSRRDVHQKVAGRAWAHIAAFAVFIGGYDPDLDVDQRCGVPDCIEPSHLRQVSRAENCRDRRRNDKCRNGHDREIDEATGKYRRVCRACNREAQRRWRDRQSAEVARARATFGR
- a CDS encoding SIR2 family NAD-dependent protein deacylase — protein: MDATAGWTRGVTRVAMLTGAGISTDSGVPDYRGPNGVWTRDPAAAEAFTYDRFMADPAARARFWRTYADHPAWHAVPNAAHRAVVELERSGAAVRVLTQNVDGLHQRAGLAARRVLELHGTIHEVQCTGCGARTPTARTLTRVRAGETDPRCHDCGAVLKLAVVLFGEYLDDRVLSQARQIAAASQLLLAVGSSLLVEPAASLCAVAVDAGARLVIVNRDQTPYDHLADEVLREPIGEVLPRIVAALGANRSPAPIP
- a CDS encoding MFS transporter — encoded protein: MGIVVAVVSSLGAPLIPKIATADGVSVTDAQWALTITLLVGAVATPIMGRLGDGPARRTVMLAGLVLVTAGSALAALPTGFATLLVGRGLQGAGLGLTPLTIATARDSLPPHRARPTMAMLSITTVAGVGLGYPVTGLIAEYGGLHLAYWFGALVSLVALLTAGWIVPSSCHLPRARLDVPGAVLLGAGLAALILWISEGDAWGWFSPRSVVAIVVAVVATAAWAGYEVRHQRPLVDLRLLRHRGVLAADVTAVLAGLGMYLLISLVVQFVQTPVGTAGGLGGSVVVAGLVLLPFSAGSFAASRITPALVSRGGGRLLIPAASALALAGTMLFGLLRHNIGELVVVMAVVGLAVGTVFAVMPGMITRAVPAQETGSAMSFNQVLRYVGYSTGSALSAAMLAAHTADGHRYPSASGYTVAAFLGVALWLMSLAAGVLLPTRHRQPAGQTVDEQLLADERIADALPDDERNADRTAALPR